Proteins found in one Novipirellula artificiosorum genomic segment:
- a CDS encoding sulfatase yields the protein MMKNREFQLKNVCLGLFAALLIVDHNSHAVDRPNVLFILADDLGYHDLGVTGSDLHQTPHIDRLASESVAFTQAYNAPTCSPTRAALLSGKNPATLGIVGHGGIRRMDGGGEFLASEEYTLAEALRDAGYATCHIGKWHVGNKGTSGPAEQGFEEVIASNEFCCPGSFFFPFRDPNKSGRLAERSAVPDLEDRQPGDHLTSCLGEEAVKFLKRQKDADRPFFLNLWYYAVHTPIQAQKDKVEKYRELIDDGAHHTNPHYAGLVEHLDDSVGSVLQALEDNGLADKTLVIFYSDNGGEVRQGITSNHPLRSGKTSLYEGGIRVPLFIRWPGVTRAGAACAEPVVGHDLYPTLLSVTGAAGDPRQNREMDGRDLSGLLRDPSAKLASRSLHWLRYGETFHYPSYRTDPIFGPSAAIRKGDWKMVERYPTPAGLQRKFELYQLVQDPSESVNLAESNPGKLMELRNDLVSWQRKINIPTYESLAWPAFEKVEESE from the coding sequence ATGATGAAGAATAGAGAATTTCAATTGAAAAACGTATGCCTTGGGCTGTTCGCGGCCCTCTTGATTGTCGACCACAACTCTCATGCTGTTGATCGACCGAACGTCCTGTTTATCCTGGCAGACGACCTGGGATACCACGACCTGGGTGTCACCGGAAGCGATCTGCACCAGACGCCGCACATCGATCGGTTGGCGTCGGAGAGCGTCGCCTTTACTCAGGCGTATAACGCACCGACCTGTTCCCCAACCCGTGCGGCATTGCTGAGTGGCAAGAACCCCGCAACCCTTGGCATTGTTGGCCACGGCGGTATTCGTCGCATGGACGGCGGAGGCGAGTTTCTTGCAAGTGAAGAGTACACATTGGCCGAGGCACTGCGTGATGCAGGCTATGCGACCTGTCACATCGGCAAATGGCATGTCGGTAACAAGGGAACCAGCGGTCCGGCCGAACAGGGATTCGAGGAAGTCATTGCCTCCAACGAATTCTGCTGTCCCGGCAGTTTCTTCTTTCCGTTTCGAGATCCAAACAAGAGCGGAAGACTGGCTGAACGAAGCGCTGTTCCTGACCTGGAGGATCGCCAGCCCGGTGATCATCTCACGAGCTGCCTGGGTGAGGAGGCTGTGAAGTTTCTGAAGCGACAGAAAGATGCCGACCGACCGTTTTTTCTGAATCTCTGGTACTATGCCGTGCATACACCAATCCAAGCGCAGAAGGACAAGGTGGAAAAATACCGCGAGCTTATCGACGACGGCGCCCATCACACGAATCCACATTACGCAGGGCTGGTGGAGCACCTCGACGACAGCGTCGGTAGCGTGCTTCAGGCTCTCGAGGACAACGGCCTGGCTGACAAGACGCTCGTGATTTTCTACAGTGACAATGGTGGCGAGGTGCGTCAGGGCATCACATCGAATCACCCCCTGCGGTCCGGCAAGACTTCGCTCTATGAGGGCGGCATTCGCGTGCCGCTGTTCATTCGGTGGCCTGGCGTTACCCGCGCCGGTGCAGCCTGTGCGGAACCCGTGGTGGGGCATGACCTGTATCCGACCTTGCTCAGCGTGACTGGCGCCGCAGGCGATCCTCGCCAGAACCGCGAGATGGACGGCCGGGATTTGTCAGGATTGCTCCGCGATCCATCCGCCAAGTTGGCTTCCCGATCACTCCATTGGCTGCGATATGGCGAGACGTTTCATTACCCCTCCTATCGGACCGACCCGATCTTCGGACCAAGCGCGGCGATTCGCAAGGGAGATTGGAAGATGGTTGAGCGTTATCCCACGCCCGCAGGACTCCAGCGAAAGTTTGAACTGTATCAACTGGTTCAGGATCCGTCGGAATCCGTGAACCTTGCGGAATCCAATCCCGGCAAGCTGATGGAGTTGAGGAACGATCTGGTAAGCTGGCAGCGGAAGATCAACATCCCCACCTATGAATCGCTGGCTTGGCCGGCGTTCGAGAAGGTGGAAGAGTCGGAATAA
- a CDS encoding alginate lyase family protein, translated as MTQFDTPSFTSINSLEKAVEDESRSSPRTCVRNSQAFIAISPKFSVTDGGVVPPSGDPHDYMSVGPYWWPDPNKDDGLPYIRRDARVLQEATTKRIARQIEPDGRQPHELARTKSFSYSVMNLRGMFTLASLAERIDVDLWNYESEEGRSIRKAIDYRARFVGNQGAWQHEQIGGVKPSSLYPLLRWASRSYKEPQYEAAIREIEGFDPADARTELLFPAS; from the coding sequence ATGACGCAATTCGACACGCCATCCTTTACCAGTATCAACTCGCTCGAAAAAGCGGTGGAGGACGAGAGCAGAAGTAGCCCAAGAACTTGTGTTCGTAACTCGCAGGCGTTCATCGCAATATCTCCGAAGTTCTCGGTCACCGACGGCGGCGTTGTGCCGCCAAGCGGAGACCCACACGACTACATGAGCGTCGGCCCGTATTGGTGGCCTGATCCCAACAAGGACGACGGTTTGCCCTACATCCGTCGCGACGCACGCGTGCTCCAAGAAGCCACTACAAAACGGATCGCTCGGCAGATCGAACCCGACGGCCGTCAGCCGCACGAGTTAGCCCGCACCAAATCGTTCAGCTACAGCGTGATGAATCTCCGTGGCATGTTCACCCTGGCCTCCCTGGCCGAGCGCATCGACGTGGACCTTTGGAACTACGAGAGCGAAGAGGGGCGTTCCATCCGAAAGGCAATCGACTATCGTGCCCGTTTCGTCGGCAATCAGGGTGCCTGGCAACATGAACAGATCGGCGGCGTTAAGCCTTCGAGCCTCTATCCTTTGCTCCGCTGGGCGTCACGTTCCTACAAGGAACCCCAGTACGAAGCGGCGATTCGCGAAATCGAGGGCTTTGACCCTGCAGACGCCCGAACCGAATTGCTCTTTCCGGCATCCTGA
- a CDS encoding Gfo/Idh/MocA family protein, producing the protein MNQISRRQMMASATALTILGTSSAARAGSVNDRLNVAFIGVGNQGMGLLKRFLAADLGNVAMVCDVNRGSYGYKEEDHFYGREPARDFVNDYYTRHRGKGNYNTCTATEDWREVIARDDIDAVWLVVPDHWHRPMAVTAAAAGKAIYCEKPQSLTIADGQAMVAAVREHGVVLQTGSHERSNPVSQFICEAAKAGKIGPIRRVVTTVGYNNKVGPGPGWKAEPVPDGFDYQTWLGNAPKVPYHHDRCLYRFRFNYDYSGGQITNFGAHSNDMAQWGLGRDLDGPVSIQALEAKFLPEGSLFNTATETKFRCVYEDGVELICQSGPEQVQTRFEGEDGWLQTGYRGTTASSPNLLDGLPEKPSGTDDVLTRHMRNFLDCVRTGDEPRAYVEVGHSTASLCHIGNIAIRRHAQHGDQTLDWDPKKQTFAQEDANDLLTRNRA; encoded by the coding sequence ATGAATCAAATTTCTCGCCGCCAGATGATGGCCTCCGCAACCGCACTGACGATTCTGGGAACTTCTTCCGCAGCACGTGCCGGATCCGTCAACGATCGTCTCAATGTCGCTTTCATCGGAGTCGGCAACCAAGGAATGGGCTTGCTAAAACGTTTTCTCGCTGCCGATCTCGGCAACGTGGCGATGGTTTGCGACGTCAATCGCGGCAGCTACGGCTACAAGGAAGAGGATCATTTCTACGGACGCGAACCGGCCCGCGATTTTGTCAACGACTACTACACACGACACCGTGGCAAAGGAAACTATAACACGTGTACCGCCACCGAGGATTGGCGTGAGGTCATCGCTCGTGATGATATCGACGCAGTATGGCTGGTCGTTCCCGATCACTGGCACCGCCCGATGGCCGTGACTGCGGCGGCAGCCGGCAAAGCAATCTATTGCGAGAAACCACAATCTTTGACCATCGCCGACGGTCAGGCCATGGTGGCGGCGGTTCGTGAGCATGGTGTGGTCCTTCAAACCGGCAGCCACGAACGGTCCAACCCGGTCAGCCAGTTCATTTGTGAGGCGGCGAAGGCCGGCAAGATCGGCCCGATCCGTCGTGTCGTTACCACGGTCGGATATAACAACAAAGTTGGTCCCGGACCGGGCTGGAAAGCCGAGCCGGTGCCGGACGGATTTGACTACCAAACGTGGCTCGGCAATGCTCCCAAGGTCCCCTATCACCACGACCGATGTTTGTACCGTTTTCGATTCAACTACGATTACTCTGGTGGTCAAATCACCAACTTTGGCGCCCATAGCAACGACATGGCCCAGTGGGGACTCGGGCGTGATTTGGATGGCCCCGTTTCCATTCAAGCGTTGGAGGCCAAGTTCCTGCCCGAAGGCAGCCTCTTCAACACCGCGACCGAAACCAAATTTCGATGCGTCTACGAGGACGGTGTTGAGTTGATATGCCAGTCGGGGCCGGAGCAGGTTCAAACTCGTTTTGAGGGCGAAGACGGTTGGCTGCAGACTGGTTACCGCGGAACGACCGCATCGTCACCAAATTTACTCGATGGCTTACCCGAAAAGCCCAGCGGTACCGATGACGTATTGACGCGTCACATGCGAAACTTCTTGGACTGTGTTCGCACAGGCGATGAACCTCGCGCCTATGTTGAAGTCGGACATAGCACGGCGTCGCTATGCCATATCGGCAACATCGCCATCCGTCGTCACGCACAGCATGGCGATCAAACGCTCGACTGGGATCCGAAAAAACAGACCTTCGCCCAGGAAGATGCCAATGATCTGCTTACCAGGAATCGTGCGTGA